The genomic stretch TTCATTCGCAGGATTTAAAGCGATCGCCCGTTCAATGATATTTTCAAGCTCTCTTACATTGCCGGGCCAATCATAATTTATTAAAATAGAAGACGCTCTTTTGGAAATGGATTTAGCCGCATGCCCATTTTTCTTGCGATATTTTGCAATAAAATGCTCGACTAAATATGGAATATCTTCTTTTCGTTCTCGAAGCGTTGGAATGGAGATTGGGATTACATTTATTCGATAGTACAAATCTTCTCTAAATTCACCTCGCTTCACTTTATCATCTAAAACTTGGTTGGTTGCGACAATGAGTCTGACGTCAACTTTTCTCATTACGCTTTCGCCAATTCTTCTTATTTCTCTATCCTGAAGAAACCTCAAAAGTTTCACTTGGGTAGATGGTGAGGTTTCCGCGATTTCATCAAGGAAAACTGTGCCGCCGGCCGCAACCTCTAATAAACCTTTATGTTCATGATCTGCGCTTGTGAATGCACCTTTCGCATGTCCAAAAAGCTCACTTTCCTGTAAATTTTCTGGTATTGCTCCGCAATTTATGGCAACAAATGGTTTGTCTTTCCCCGGACTTAAATCGTGAATGGCTCTTGCAATCAGCTCTTTTCCGGTTCCACTTTCGCCGTAAATTAAAATTGTACTATCTGTTGGGGCGACGCGTGAAACCAAAGACATGATAGCCAATATTTTATCCGACTTCCCAATTATCGGATCAAATTCCGGATGCTTTCGTAATTCAGACGAAATCTTTTTTATTTTCCGGCCGGAATTTCTTTTTTCAATAAACCTGGCCACAATCTTCAGTAATTCTTGATTGTCAAAAGGTTTTGTTATGTAATCGAAGGCGCCCAATTTGATTGCTTCAACGCCTTTAGAGATGGTGCCGAAAGCGGTAATTATGACAACTTCGGTGGCCGGCCACGATTTCTTTACTTGACGGAGCAACTCAATGCCGTTCATCCGAGCCATCTTGTAATCTGAGATAACCAGATCAAAATAGCGATGGCGCAACTTATCAAGCGCACTTTCGCCATCAGCAACGACCTCAACTGAATACCGGGATTTTTTTAATAAGGTCTGAATTGCTTTTCGAACTCGTTCATTGTCCTCTACAAGCAGAATTTCCAAAGAAGATAGACTCCCCATGACCCTCCCCGGTTATTTACATCATGAAAAAGCGATTCAAAATGTGTGGCTTAATTATTATTTTAGCTTGAAATATCATCAATCAAATTTCAAATTGTTCTTTATTTCTTCGATGGAGCCTTTAACCACTTTATTCAAACTCTGACTGATTGCCTTTACAATTTCGACGTGTTCCTTTTTCTCTATTATAGTCTTTTCAGAAAAAATCTTTTGCCAAACAATTTCAAAATCGGAATTTTGCAATTTAAATTCGATGGTAACCAGCCCATACCAGCTGCCTCCTTCATCCCATTCCTCAAATGCTTGAATTTCTCC from candidate division KSB1 bacterium encodes the following:
- a CDS encoding sigma-54-dependent Fis family transcriptional regulator, with translation MGSLSSLEILLVEDNERVRKAIQTLLKKSRYSVEVVADGESALDKLRHRYFDLVISDYKMARMNGIELLRQVKKSWPATEVVIITAFGTISKGVEAIKLGAFDYITKPFDNQELLKIVARFIEKRNSGRKIKKISSELRKHPEFDPIIGKSDKILAIMSLVSRVAPTDSTILIYGESGTGKELIARAIHDLSPGKDKPFVAINCGAIPENLQESELFGHAKGAFTSADHEHKGLLEVAAGGTVFLDEIAETSPSTQVKLLRFLQDREIRRIGESVMRKVDVRLIVATNQVLDDKVKRGEFREDLYYRINVIPISIPTLRERKEDIPYLVEHFIAKYRKKNGHAAKSISKRASSILINYDWPGNVRELENIIERAIALNPANEIMPEFLPDEIWNRKTYFEPGPNPKQTKLAEVQKMAILETLERMEGNKKRTAKELGISKTTLWRKLKYISP